A window of the Lactuca sativa cultivar Salinas chromosome 7, Lsat_Salinas_v11, whole genome shotgun sequence genome harbors these coding sequences:
- the LOC111905811 gene encoding non-specific lipid transfer protein GPI-anchored 20 — translation MAFRWLVVTLAVALCCVVVPVYSQISTPCTPSMITTFTPCLNFITNSTTNGSSTPTSDCCNSLKSITSSGTDCLCLIVTGSVPFQIPINQTLAISLPRACRMPGVPLQCKAAAAAPIPSAGPAPSPGSTSTVPETITPTSAPESKTTPTLAPQSDMTPDLSPPSTSVDSGIPTTNQGSRPTVTPSAAASSYVYSPFILAGTGVTFIGYFLLF, via the exons ATGGCTTTCCGATGGTTAGTTGTGACCTTAGCTGTGGCATTATGTTGTGTGGTGGTACCTGTTTACAGTCAAATTAGCACTCCATGCACCCCATCGATGATAACTACCTTTACTCCATGTTTGAACTTCATAACCAATAGCACCACAAACGGAAGTTCTACACCGACCTCCGATTGCTGCAATTCTCTCAAATCCATCACAAGCAGTGGCACAGATTGTCTCTGCCTAATTGTTACAGGCAGCGTACCCTTCCAAATTCCCATCAACCAGACCCTTGCCATCTCTCTGCCCCGTGCCTGTCGCATGCCGGGTGTGCCTCTTCAGTGTAAAG CTGCTGCAGCAGCTCCTATTCCTTCGGCAG GGCCAGCTCCATCTCCAGGAAGTACTTCTACTGTACCAGAGACGATCACACCAACCTCAGCACCTGAATCAAAAACAACACCAACTTTGGCACCACAATCTGATATGACACCGGACTTATCACCACCATCTACCAGTGTGGATTCTGGAATACCCACTACCAATCAAGGGAGCCGTCCCACCGTAACACCTTCAGCTGCTGCTTCCAGTTATGTCTATTCACCATTTATTCTAGCTGGGACTGGAGTAACCTTCATAGGGTATTTCTTGTTGTTCTAG